From the Lathyrus oleraceus cultivar Zhongwan6 chromosome 3, CAAS_Psat_ZW6_1.0, whole genome shotgun sequence genome, the window TCATTTCTTCATTATAGATTGATATCTTATTCGAACTTAATGCACAAATAGATGGAATAGCAGCAAATAACATCTTTCTAGCTTGCATATGCGTGTAACTCAATCTCATTTAGAAAGGTTCTATCTATCTTTCAGCAACTAAACGGGAAGTGGTTTAGGAAAGGACTTTAGAATAAATCGGATGCGCTCGCCCAGCGATAAAGGCCCCGACCCTGCCCTGCCAACcaagtaaaaataaaaaataaataaagaagaGAACGAAAGGAGAAAAGGTAACTTCGTATTTTGGTAATTCTCTAGGAGTCATGTTTAACCTTGAATGCTATTAATAAATTCTACAGCAATAGTCCCTCGAACTCGAAAAGTTATAATGAAAATGGCTAACCCAATAGCTGATTCCGCATCTGCCACCGTTGAAACCAATGAAGCAAATGATTGACCCATCATATCATCCAAAGAAACGGAAAATACCAAAAAGTTTGAATTAACAGCTAAGAACATTGATTCAATTGGAATTGACATAATAGGAATATTTCGTCTATTAAGAAGGATTCCCCGAATACCTAAAATAGAGATGATCATAGAAAATGTAAAATATTTGATAGGATCCGTTTCAGAAACGTGGAATGTAAGAGAAATTCAAATGTTATATATAGTTTGCCATCGGGACTTCACTGCGAGAGAAAGAGGATAATTTGTTGAAACTCTTGACTTTGTAGACCTAATTCAGTAATATTCTTCAAAATGGTCAAGAGTTGCTCCAAAGACTCGGAATCGTGATGAAGGCGGGTTGCAATGTCTTGAATTCTCTTTCCAGGGGGAAGAACAAGAGCATTATGAAAATATATTTGAAGCAACCCCTCTATTTGTTTTTTAATCTCTTCTCGGAGGGTGTCAAAACATAGGTCTCCTAGCCTTTCGGCCATATTTTCGTCGGTTAACCCCCGAAGGCGACCTGCACGAAAGATTATGTTAACTATAAGGGGGATATAAGCTAGTCCTACTATCGTGAATCTTTCGTTGACCATCTCGGATAAAAATGTAAGAATGTTTGGAGTCATCTCTTAGAAAATGCGGAATGGAGGAGTAATACAAATGTTATATAGATACGGGAGAAGATTAAACCTCTCTTGGCGTGATTTGAATTAGGCCATCTCTCTATCTAGGGAAAAAGTCCCGCCTTCGATGCTTAACTTAATAAGTACCGAATCCAAGTATAATCCTAAATAAATTCTATACATCATAAAAACGAAATAGACCCTTTGCCACTTCCTTTTTTCGTAGCTTAAAAGGCGTCCCTTTCTATTATTTTGATATGCCCTTCCTTATTTATGCAAATAAAGCCGCCTAAGAAATTAAGTCACGGTCGCGGATCAGGAGAGAGTTATTGTGTGACACATCTATATCTGGGGATGATCGGGTAGAACTCATGGCTTTTGGGTGTAAATCGGGGAACGATCAATTGGGTGCCCGGGGTGCTATAAAGATAGGGGACGACACACTTTGTCGTGCCAGCTATGAGGCTATATTCTCGTTGAGTCGGGCGCTTGGGAACACTGTCCTGTCGAGTTGGAAAACCAACATTGGACCAGGATGTTGTTCCCTCCTTGCTTAAAAGATTCGGGAAGAATCTGGTAAGTTTGCTCTACATTGTTCCTTAGATGGGGAGGGACATAGGCTCGACACATTTCGTAGCTATGCTATCATCGTCGCGTCCGTAAAATGAAGGCATTAGTACATTATACTGGGTGGCATTAGCACATTATACTATGCTATCACATTTCGTCGCGTCCGTAAAATGTGGCATTAGCACATTTCGTAGCCTAGATTTTCGTCACGCGAATTAGCCGCCAGTCTTTGAGGTCGCCTTCCTTGCTTAACAGTATAGCCCGCGGGTGAAATCCCTGATGTCGTATTGTACATGGGAATCTAAATTGTGAGGCCATTGAATGATAAATCACGACCTTAAACACTTGCCTGTAGCTATAGTGTCAACTTGACGCGCTGAACGACTATGATCAGAATCCTTTCGGGGGCCCTGTTTCCCATTGGTGCGCTGGAGACGGTTCTTTCTGTATCTttggcttcttcttcttctataGATTCTTTTTTGTCTTCTCCTCATTCTGAGTCAAATAGAGAAAACAAACACATGTGAATGAAGATAGATTGACCTTCCTCTTCTCTTCTTACTCGACCTCCTCTTCCTCCCAGATAGGTGCTTTTCCTTTGTCTTTTGACAAAACCGAGGTTCTAAGGGCTCCCCGAGTTCCGCTTTTCCGGCTTCTCTCGCTATTTTGGGGAGTTGTTCCACCGGTTGAGTGAGAGTCGAGGTGGGGAAGATCGGTTATTCCTTCATCCCATAATGCATTAAGATTGCATCTACAGTTGGTTGAGTTTCTGTGCCTAGATGATCAGTGATATTTCGTCTGGTTGTACCAGAACTCTTCTTTCTTTCCTCGTTTGACCTGCACTCGCTAACCGACAACTGAGTTTAGTCAGCTCAACAGTAATATGAATCCCCTTTAACAAAATCGTTAGGGTGTTAAACACAATCATTCGAAAATGCCGAAAAGATCGAATTGACTCATATCCGCTTACCCTTCGAGCAAGAAAAGAAAGAAGAACTCGCTTTCGCTAGACACCAAGGCTTCTTTGACTTCTAACTTCCCTTGAACCTGCCTAGTTAAgaaagtaatatatatatatatatatatatatatatatatatatatatatatatatatatatatatatatatatatatatatatatatattatttatttatttatttttttttctttcttttttctttttcatttaaGTATGATACTTGAAATCTTAAAAATGTTACAATTAAACTATCTAATTTTTCACCAAACATATATATGATTTAGATTTATTTTAATTGAGTGTGTATCAAAATTATAATTAAACAGTAgtaaaaataattataaaaaagaagaacaatttttttgaaaatattgGTGTGTTATAAATAGAGGGGAGAGGGAGTAAAATGGAAGATTCTGGAAAGAAAAGGGCGCGCTTTCTCCCTTCCTGGTTTCGTGTTCTTCTCAACTACCCTCGTTTTTCAGCAATTCGCATCTGCACACTGCAAATTGAATCAATCTGGTAACTAATCGTTCCACACTCTAACAAACTATATTTGATGCTTCTTAACGCTCTTCTTCCTGTAATTGAAATGGAAAATTATGCACAATCACCGATTACTCTTTGCTCTGTGGCTAAATCCTCATTTCAAAATTGCTTAACATGATATTAGTGTGGTGTTCGTTGTTGATTCAACAATTACGGCAATTATTGCATTgatttgtgttgctcatttaaTTTCATAGAATTTAATTCAATTAATTGTCTATCGAAATGAATGAACTGAGGTTATTACTTATCATTGTTTCAATTACTTACATTAAAATTTGTTCTCTAACTTGAATTTTTAGATGTAAACAAAGTGCAAATGAAATGTGATACAACACATTTCAATCATATTCTGATCTCCAAATTAAGTCATGTTGTTGTTGCATATTGCAGAATATGGATTCGTTAAGCCCTGCCGTCTTTGTCAACGCGGAATTGTTACCCTTTTGTGTTGGAAGAAGGGTTCGTACAGTGATACAAGTAGTGCGATCTGAGGGTGTACTCGTCATTGGAAAATCACCGGATGAGAAGCAGATTATTGTAAAAGTATCACCTGATTCACCCCTACCATCTCCTCTTACAGCTTTTGTAGAAGTTATTGGTATCGTTAACAGTGACAAGTCCATCAAAGCTGAGTTATGGACCAACTTTGGGGATGAAATTGGTATTCTTTTTTATTCCCTTTTCCCCTTAGGTCAAATTTCTAAGCATATTAAGTTGGGGTTTCTGATTTTCTTTTACCATGTTGCCAGATATGTTCAGCTACCATAAGCTTTGTCAGCTTGCAAATGGAGAATTCAAACACTTGTTCCTGTGATTTGAATTTACAACACAACCTTATCTGACTATACAAACACCTCTCTATCAGATGCAAATGGAGGATTCAAATACTTGTATCAGTTTTCATGGTAAATAATTTGTGCTTGTTATAATTGAAATCTATGAAAAAAATTGGGGGCATATTCTGATGTTTATTACACTTGTTTGTTATCTTTAATATTTTACATTTCCCCATTATTAGATATATGAGAAATAGATTTGTTGGTTTATGTTTGTACATAATGTAGTGATGAGCATTGAGATGTATGCAGATTGTGAATCACATGTATCAGATAAATCACCACATTCATTCACATTATAAAACCAACCCTACAATGCAACAACCTTATAACTTTTGAACCTACAACTGCATtataacttttgaaccaaatgAATAGATCTTGTTCATAGATTAATTAATAGGCATGTAAATTTCCAACCAAAAAACTAAGAATGATATAACATCCCTAAGTAGAACTAACTGAAACTATTCACCGATTCCTTACCCTCTCAGAACCACAGGTCTTCTGCAATAGATAGACAAGATTTTAAATAACGGCTGCATTGTAgatttttttcttgattttggTCGGTATGGGTGTTGAGACATTGATTGCGGTCGTCGCGGTGCAAATTAACCACAATTACGGTTGGTATCAGCATTTTCTGATTATGTTCTGTTGCAACGTTTTTGCGGTAACGGATGGTTTTTTAAAATAGGTAAAAGCCATGGTCAGCATCCGAAGGAATTTGTCTATCTGAGCATGTATTCAGACACAGCATTTTCCTCTCCCACATTGGTTTAGTCAAATCATATTGCAGAAAACAGTTATAGAACCGCACCAAAACTGAAATCCAACCGAAACCCTAACCGAActgaaattgaaaatgaaaatactaaaaacaaaattttattttattttttccaaaaaattgaaaaatattttaatgatTCAGCTCTTTAATAAATGATTTGGTTTGATAAAAAATGTCTTCTAAAATTTGATATGGTTTGGAATTTCTAAACGTTATATCAAACCAATAATTTGATTGGGTTCGATTCTAAATAAATTAAAATGGTTTGAttctaaataaataaaaattcaatGGTTATTTAGGAGAAATAtatcaaattaaaaaaattatgGATAGAGTTTTATATTTAATCAAGGAAAGGAGATACAACTGCAATAAATTAACTCTTTGATCACAAATTTGATATTAACTCATTCATATTTAAAAAATAAGCATGTGAGACATACtattgtttgttttgttgttgaaAAGTGCAAGGCTGTATTCCACGTCCATATATTTAGTTATATTGGCTATAAAATTAGCGGGGATCAGTTAATTTGAAGGTTTTGTAAATTAATTTGAAGGTTTTGTAAATTAATTATTACACTAGCTGATAATATAAAATAACATAAAAAGATATTTTTA encodes:
- the LOC127128961 gene encoding replication protein A 14 kDa subunit B, with translation MDSLSPAVFVNAELLPFCVGRRVRTVIQVVRSEGVLVIGKSPDEKQIIVKVSPDSPLPSPLTAFVEVIGIVNSDKSIKAELWTNFGDEIDMFSYHKLCQLANGEFKHLFL